One Agelaius phoeniceus isolate bAgePho1 chromosome 8, bAgePho1.hap1, whole genome shotgun sequence genomic region harbors:
- the ARPC5 gene encoding actin-related protein 2/3 complex subunit 5: protein MAKHTVSSARFRRVDVDEYDENKFVDEEDGGDGQAGPDEGEVDSCLRQGNMMAALQAALKNPPINTKNQAVKDRAESIVLKVLISFKANDIEKAVQSLDKNGVDLLMKYIYKGFESPSDNSSAVLLQWHEKALAAGGVGSIVRVLTARKTV from the exons aTGGCGAAGCACACGGTGTCCTCGGCGCGGTTCCGCCGGGTGGACGTGGACGAGTACGACGAGAACAAGTTCGTGGATGAGGAGGACGGGGGCGACGGGCAAGCGGGGCCTGATGAGGGCGAGGTGGACTCGTGCCTGCGACA AGGGAACATGATggctgcactgcaggcagctctgaagAACCCTCCCATCAACACAAAAAACCAGGCAGTGAAG GACCGTGCTGAGAGCATTGTGCTGAAGGTGCTCATCTCCTTCAAAGCCAACGACATTGAGAAGGCGGTGCAGTCACTGGACAAGAACGGGGTGGACCTGCTCATGAAGTACATCTACAAGGGCTTTGAGAGCCCCTCTGAcaacagcagtgctgtgctgctgcagtggcaCGAGAAG GCGCTGGCTGCCGGCGGCGTGGGGTCCATCGTGCGTGTCCTGACTGCCAGGAAGACAGTGTGA